AGTATGTGCCGATGGTTATAACAAGGTAAAAGAATCTAATGAACAAAACAACTACCTTGAAAAGACGTGTAAGTACCCAGCGGATACTACTCCACCGAAGGTAACAATTACTTACTCACCTTCAAAGATCACCACTGCCGATAAAGTAACCTTTACCGCTGATGCAACAGATAATACCAGTGTTGCCAGAATATTAATCTTCATAAATAACAAGCAGGTTAAGGAATGCACTCCCGGAATCGAAAAAACAGATACTGAGGGGAGAAAATACTGGGAATGCAAGTATACTGGAGGACCCTATGATAGAGGTGCCTTAAGCTATCGGGCAGAGGCTATTGACGACTATAAGAATAAAGGGATTTCTGAAGAGAAAACAATTGATGTAACTATTTCAATACAACAACCGCCAATAACTCTGACTATGTGTTTTATTTCTGGTAAGATCTATGACTTCCCCTACGATTCAGATACGCTAAAAATTAAAATCTGTGAGTCTAAGGAGATTTGTGATATTAATCCTATTACTAATAGACCCTATCCTGTTGACCCTGTCACTGGTATATGTCCTCACACGCATTTAGCTTGTGATCCAGATGGCACTTTTTCGTATGTTGATGTTTCACGGGTTGGGAATGACTACTGGTATCAAGCAAGAGTTTCTTGTACCGGCACTTATATAATAATGCCAGTTTACCAATCTTATGAATACGAATGTGAGTGGAAGGGGAGCTGGGATCCAGACAAATACATTTTAGAAATGGATGGCACCGGCCACAGTAGATGCGATTTTACCTTTGAGCCCTTAGACTTAAATGTTCCCAATTTAAACATAGAGTTCAGCAATGATGAACCTGAGACGAACGAAGATGTCGAAATAAGAATTCTCGCAGAGGACGACAAAGGTATAAGGAGCGCATTTGTAAAAATAGATAGAGCCTATCACGATGGCTCATCCATAGCTGGGGATTGGAGGGAAGTAGGCATCACCACACAAAGTTTTGACGCTGCGAGTGGGCTTTACAAAGCAGCTGCAATAGAATTATTTTCGGAAGATGGAGTCAAAACTATAGTTGTCAATGCAATGGTTTGTGATAAAGGAGGAAATAGAAACCTTGCAAGACCACGAATACTTTCGTTTGGATGCCTCCCTATAACTTTTACTTTTTATTCTGGAGGTAGGATGATGAAAAGTAGTATACCAATTTTTGGCTTCCCAGATGAGGATGAGGATGGAATCAACGACTGCTGGGAGAATGCGGCAATGGTGGAACTCAACCCCTGGATTGAATTAGACGAGGAAGATAACCTGTTTGAACATGACCGCGATCCGGGATTGAGGAGCCTTTCAGACAGACCATATGTTACCCTGGAGGAACTGGAGGATGTGCTCCCTGGACATAAAGTGGTCAACTTCGCCAGGATTACTCCCTATACAAACAGTCGTGGTCAGAGATTTATCCTGTTCTACTACATTGTGAGCTGGAGCAAAGACTATGGCAGGTACTTGGAGATTAAGCTGTTTGAAGCACACAATGGGGATACAGAACAACTCATAATGGCCTGGAAGATAGTAGAAAATCTAGAAGAGGGTAGAGCGCCAGATACCATTCAACTAGAATGCATATACATTCAAGCTCACGGCGGCTGTAACAAGCGAGATGACCTTTGGGAGCCAATAGGAGTATCGTGTAACGAGGCTGGAATTTGTGATTTTAATAGCGAAAAGGTTGGAACGGAAGAGACCTGCTCAGAACTCGAATTCCGTGATAACAGGCTATATCTTTATGCGTCAGAAGATAAGCATTGTTTATACCCCACATGTCAGGCTTGTGAGGCTGTGACTATAGTTTTACCCGATACTTTGGGGTGGGATTGGGATAATATTTTGGGTAGTCTTGTCAACCTTATAGGTGGTATTCTGCAGTGGATAGGAAAGGCTATATTGTGGGTCTGGGATACCTTCGTAGACATGCTTACCTTCTGGAAGGATGACCACCTTAATGGGACCCAGGTAGCAGCATGGGACTATGCGACATTGAGGGATACACCTGGAGCCACTCCTCCCTCAAGCCCTGAAGGGGGAATACCTTCGTTAAGAATTGAAGGGGATTTGACATTTCAAGGAAGCGATTATCATTATCGGATAGAGTATCATATAGAAAAAGACTTTACAAACGAAGAACTTCCACACGTTCGAATAGTTGTAGACAATCTTTACTGCATAGATGAGACCAATCCTGAAAAGATATGGTTCTTTGGCTGGCATAACTGGGTTCATGATGAACCCTACGTGATAA
This Caldisericota bacterium DNA region includes the following protein-coding sequences:
- a CDS encoding Ig-like domain-containing protein, with translation MHTKYNQRYVSSQPGVVYTMTYSSWFKEYKWPESKDIRIKVCADGYNKVKESNEQNNYLEKTCKYPADTTPPKVTITYSPSKITTADKVTFTADATDNTSVARILIFINNKQVKECTPGIEKTDTEGRKYWECKYTGGPYDRGALSYRAEAIDDYKNKGISEEKTIDVTISIQQPPITLTMCFISGKIYDFPYDSDTLKIKICESKEICDINPITNRPYPVDPVTGICPHTHLACDPDGTFSYVDVSRVGNDYWYQARVSCTGTYIIMPVYQSYEYECEWKGSWDPDKYILEMDGTGHSRCDFTFEPLDLNVPNLNIEFSNDEPETNEDVEIRILAEDDKGIRSAFVKIDRAYHDGSSIAGDWREVGITTQSFDAASGLYKAAAIELFSEDGVKTIVVNAMVCDKGGNRNLARPRILSFGCLPITFTFYSGGRMMKSSIPIFGFPDEDEDGINDCWENAAMVELNPWIELDEEDNLFEHDRDPGLRSLSDRPYVTLEELEDVLPGHKVVNFARITPYTNSRGQRFILFYYIVSWSKDYGRYLEIKLFEAHNGDTEQLIMAWKIVENLEEGRAPDTIQLECIYIQAHGGCNKRDDLWEPIGVSCNEAGICDFNSEKVGTEETCSELEFRDNRLYLYASEDKHCLYPTCQACEAVTIVLPDTLGWDWDNILGSLVNLIGGILQWIGKAILWVWDTFVDMLTFWKDDHLNGTQVAAWDYATLRDTPGATPPSSPEGGIPSLRIEGDLTFQGSDYHYRIEYHIEKDFTNEELPHVRIVVDNLYCIDETNPEKIWFFGWHNWVHDEPYVIITGFSVYPEGVTTWSVGEPRFDQVDDNEIREINLVVFDGEINPYYIIGFTAALYEDDGFETGREDRRNMGNRTAEELGRKLRGEEEVGGECGEHLLRRIFNIEVGEDCSGGGVYRFPVVNVGEPPEGHLLINDLTNYGFPGEKVSGIWCGDKYGFRGGLGSDGCSTSILDWIQDISIEEGHKHFEKLYERLRH